A portion of the Limanda limanda chromosome 3, fLimLim1.1, whole genome shotgun sequence genome contains these proteins:
- the si:dkey-56m19.5 gene encoding calphotin: MGNKISRKKKGYDVSDPKEAKDEIAALAARAEESVKEVKDGALAAGAEVITEANNVVKEVAASAVAAVTEAAAAPEEPKTAPPEEPAAAAQEEAAPVQEVVAAAEEAAPVAIEPPAAAEEAAPVLEEPALVAVESAPVAEEPAAAVVETAPVIEEPALVAVESAPVAEEPAAAAAVETAPVIEEPALVAVESAPVAEEPAAAAVETAPVVEEPVVIAAPMVLAVQESAPVELPEAVAVAAEEPVQCEVEPEPAAAPAPEVLPVEVPAAVVESVPEIEVVPAITEEAPEEQEAEAIPETVTEPEATVEETVVPAAAPVPEPLAETAVESVLEQAPEPVPELQQEPEPVKAPELEAEPEQAPAPEKVPEQEVEQEPELEQSPEPAAPEKVQQPEPEQEVLPVEPAAEEQVEEAEPEPIVASQAVEVEVPEILETAAEEIPAAQPHAAEAIPEILISESVSASDITVESEKVAEASEEEFPAPEPEVETKMENGDLESPSVPAIPAVNGECNDSAATTVTLKEECVNGNDEPEEMPIKEKSDIELKKDMNLSGDVQGVPDAMPDMVEGLGTEVTQAV; encoded by the coding sequence ATGGGAAACAAAATTAGCCGGAAGAAGAAGGGATATGATGTGAGTGACCCGAAAGAAGCGAAGGATGAGATCGCGGCGTTGGCTGCTCGCGCAGAGGAATcggtgaaggaagtgaaggatgGAGCCCTGGCCGCAGGAGCTGAGGTGATAACTGAGGCCAACAATGTGGTGAAGGAAGTTGCGGCGTCGGCTGTGGCAGCAGTAACTGAAGCTGCAGCGGCTCCAGAAGAGCCCAAAACTGCACCTCCAGAAgaaccagctgctgcagcacaagaGGAGGCTGCTCCAGTACAGGAAGTAGTCGCCgcagcagaggaagcagctccAGTTGCAATAGAACCTCccgctgcagcagaggaagcagcacCAGTCTTAGAAGAACCCGCTCTAGTAGCAGTGGAATCTGCACCAGTTGCAGAAGAACCAGCTGCAGCAGTAGTGGAAACAGCTCCAGTCATAGAAGAACCCGCTTTAGTAGCAGTGGAATCTGCTCCAGTTGCAGAagaaccagctgcagcagcagcagtggaaacAGCTCCAGTCATAGAAGAACCCGCTTTAGTAGCTGTGGAATCGGCTCCAGTTGCAGAAgaacctgctgcagcagcagtggaaacAGCTCCAGTAGTTGAAGAACCTGTTGTAATAGCTGCCCCAATGGTTCTGGCAGTGCAAGAGTCTGCCCCAGTGGAGCTCCCAGAGGCCGTCGCAGTAGCAGCAGAGGAACCTGTGCAATGTGAAGTTGAACCTGAGCCTGCAGCTGCACCTGCACCTGAAGTCCTCCCTGTAGAAGTACCCGCTGCAGTTGTGGAATCTGTGCCAGAAATAGAGGTTGTTCCTGCCATCACAGAGGAAGCACCAGAGGAACAAGAGGCAGAGGCCATCCCAGAGACTGTTACTGAGCCTGAAGCGACTGTGGAGGAGACAGTGGTGCCTGCTGCTGCCCCTGTGCCTGAGCCATTGGCTGAAACAGCTGTCGAGTCAGTGCTGGAGCAAGCCCCAGAGCCAGTTCCAGAACTACAGCAGGAGCCAGAGCCAGTGAAAGCTCCCGAGCTGGAAGCCGAACCAGAGCAAGCCCCAGCTCCAGAGAAAGTACCAGAGCAAGAGGTAGAGCAGGAACCAGAGCTTGAACAATCACCAGAGCCTGCAGCACCAGAGAAAGTACAACAACCAGAGCCTGAGCAAGAGGTTCTCCCAGTGgaaccagcagcagaggaacaggTAGAAGAAGCTGAGCCAGAACCGATCGTAGCCTCTCAGGCTGTGGAGGTAGAAGTACCTGAGATCTTGGagactgcagcagaggagattcCCGCGGCTCAGCCACACGCAGCAGAAGCCATCCCTGAGATCCTCATCTCAGAGTCTGTCTCTGCCAGCGATATCACCGTTGAGTCTGAAAAGGTCGCTGAAGCCTCTGAGGAAGAGTTTCCTGCCCCTGAGCCTGAGGTCGAAACCAAGATGGAGAACGGAGATCTGGAGAGCCCGTCTGTCCCTGCAATTCCAGCTGTGAATGGAGAGTGCAATGATTCCGCTGCCACTACTGTCACGCTGAAAGAGGAGTGTGTTAACGGAAATGATGAGCCAGAGGAGATGCCTATTAAGGAGAAGAGTGACATTGAACTGAAAAAGGACATGAACCTGAGCGGGGATGTCCAGGGAGTTCCCGACGCAATGCCCGACATGGTGGAGGGTCTCGGCACCGAGGTCACCCAGGCGGTCTGA